A stretch of the Aegilops tauschii subsp. strangulata cultivar AL8/78 chromosome 4, Aet v6.0, whole genome shotgun sequence genome encodes the following:
- the LOC109786401 gene encoding receptor-like protein kinase FERONIA, with protein MAFPTLPITLTCLTLLVFLSIAMAAANDSMDSGLVLLNCGESKQDNDSSGRMWDGDTGSKFMTSFKGVAANASYQDPSLPSMVPYMSARIFTSNYTYSFPVNPGRMFLRLYFYPISYGNYTMSDAFFGVTLGNLVLLNSFNASQTAQAANYAYLVREFSVYSSSHSLDITFAPSAHQNSSYAFVNGIEIVPTPDIFTTADTIFVHHDYIAPFTFAANTGFQTMYRFNVGGQANSPENDSGFYRLWADDSPYIFGASSGVTYYKDNNVTIRYTPVVPKYIAPLDVYGTARSMGPTAQVNLNYNLTWILPVDAGFIYLLRFHFCEIQYPITKENQRTFYIYINNQTAQWAMDVISLSGGLGRTSYRDYVIMASGSGQVDMWIALHPDISTKPRYVDAILNGLEVFKLQGHKPNNLAGINPPLQQNPDVEPKRVAGGARKFKSGLLVAIGGGFALMLIALFSMCVICRRKKVGKSSCKTNNRHLNHPACGLVRQFSFSQTQIATNDFDEELIIGRGGFGNVYSGEIDGGTKVAIKRLNQESQQGSHEFRAEIEMLCNFRHGHLVSLIGYCQDNNEMILVYDYMVHGTLREHLYNTRNSPLSWRRRLEICIGAARGLHYLHTGTEKGIIHRDVKTSNILLDERFMAKVSDFGLSKAFPAIDNTHVSTAVKGTFGYFDPEYFLLRRLTKKSDVYSFGVMLFEILCARPVINTELPDEQVSLRDWALYCLDRGVLEEIVDPCVKDEITPECFSIFAELAEKCVADRSMDRPTMGDVLQNLEVALRLQDNNNCVGRPSSLQIIGMHSDKPSTHSIISVAAQGEIFSDIIHLEGR; from the coding sequence ATGGCATTCCCAACCCTACCAATTACACTCACATGCCTTACACTGTTGGTATTCTTGTCGATTGCCATGGCAGCTGCTAACGACTCCATGGACTCTGGCCTTGTCCTCCTAAATTGCGGAGAATCAAAGCAAGACAATGACAGTAGTGGCCGTATGTGGGACGGGGACACCGGCTCCAAATTCATGACATCGTTTAAAGGGGTTGCAGCCAATGCTTCATACCAAGACCCTTCACTCCCCTCCATGGTCCCTTATATGAGTGCACGCATCTTCACTTCAAATTACACCTATTCCTTCCCTGTCAACCCAGGCCGCATGTTCTTACGCCTTTACTTCTATCCGATTTCTTATGGAAACTATACTATGTCCGATGCCTTCTTTGGTGTCACCTTAGGAAATCTAGTCCTCCTGAATAGCTTCAATGCTTCACAAACGGCTCAGGCGGCCAATTATGCCTACCTTGTCCGTGAATTCTCGGTGTATAGTTCTTCACACAGTTTGGACATCACCTTTGCCCCATCAGCACATCAGAACAGTTCTTATGCATTTGTCAATGGCATAGAGATTGTGCCCACACCTGACATCTTCACAACAGCTGACACAATATTTGTCCACCATGATTACATAGCTCCATTCACATTTGCCGCTAACACAGGCTTCCAGACTATGTACCGGTTCAATGTCGGGGGCCAAGCCAATTCCCCCGAGAATGACTCAGGATTTTACCGCTTATGGGCCGATGATTCCCCATACATATTTGGTGCTAGCTCTGGGGTGACATACTACAAAGATAATAATGTGACTATTAGGTACACACCCGTAGTGCCAAAGTACATAGCGCCACTTGACGTCTATGGTACAGCTCGGTCGATGGGACCAACTGCACAGGTCAACCTGAATTACAACCTTACATGGATTTTACCTGTTGATGCGGGGTTCATTTACCTCCTAAGGTTCCATTTCTGTGAGATTCAGTATCCTATTACCAAGGAGAACCAGAGGACGTTCTACATCTACATCAACAACCAGACAGCACAATGGGCCATGGATGTAATCTCTTTGAGTGGAGGACTCGGTAGAACATCATATAGAGACTATGTTATCATGGCTAGTGGTTCCGGTCAGGTGGACATGTGGATTGCACTTCACCCTGATATTTCAACTAAGCCACGCTATGTTGATGCGATACTGAATGGTCTTGAGGTCTTCAAGCTACAGGGTCATAAACCGAACAATCTTGCTGGGATCAATCCTCCACTTCAACAAAATCCTGACGTGGAACCTAAGAGGGTAGCTGGCGGTGCAAGAAAGTTCAAAAGTGGCCTACTAGTAGCCATCGGTGGCGGTTTTGCTTTGATGTTGATTGCCCTTTTCAGCATGTGTGTTATTTGCCGACGAAAAAAAGTAGGGAAGAGTTCTTGCAAGACCAACAACAGACATCTAAATCATCCCGCATGTGGTCTCGTGCGTCAGTTCTCATTTTCACAAACTCAAATTGCCACCAACGACTTTGATGAGGAACTAATCATTGGCAGAGGTGGATTTGGTAATGTCTACAGTGGTGAGATAGATGGAGGGACAAAGGTGGCGATCAAGCGACTCAACCAGGAATCCCAACAAGGCAGTCATGAGTTCCGGGCTGAAATTGAGATGCTGTGCAATTTCCGCCATGGCCACCTTGTGTCTTTGATTGGCTACTGCCAGGACAATAATGAGATGATTTTGGTGTATGACTACATGGTTCATGGAACATTGCGTGAGCACCTGTACAATACCCGAAACTCACCACTATCGTGGCGGCGGCGCCTTGAGATCTGCATCGGTGCAGCTCGTGGACTGCATTACCTCCACACTGGCACAGAGAAAGGAATCATCCACCGTGATGTTAAGACATCAAACATCCTACTGGATGAGAGGTTCATGGCGAAGGTTTCTGACTTTGGTCTGTCTAAGGCTTTTCCAGCCATTGACAATACCCACGTGAGCACCGCTGTGAAAGGCACCTTTGGATATTTTGATCCGGAGTACTTCCTATTGCGGCGTCTCACCAAAAAATCAGATGTGTACTCCTTCGGAGTCATGTTGTTTGAGATCCTGTGTGCGCGCCCTGTGATAAACACTGAGCTCCCAGACGAGCAAGTGAGCTTACGTGACTGGGCGCTATATTGCCTAGACAGAGGCGTACTTGAGGAGATTGTTGACCCTTGTGTAAAGGACGAGATCACCCCCGAGTGCTTCAGTATATTTGCAGAGCTAGCAGAAAAATGTGTTGCTGATCGTAGCATGGATCGGCCAACAATGGGAGATGTACTTCAGAACCTTGAGGTCGCACTCAGGTTGCAGGACAATAACAACTGTGTCGGGAGGCCATCGTCTCTTCAGATCATCGGAATGCATTCAGACAAACCATCGACCCACTCAATCATTAGTGTCGCTGCACAGGGAGAGATATTTTCAGATATTATACATCTGGAAGGCCGATGA